From the genome of Cololabis saira isolate AMF1-May2022 chromosome 1, fColSai1.1, whole genome shotgun sequence:
GTGCCAGATAAGGTTCTAATTCGAAGCAGGAATGATAACAGTCATGACATGACAACAACACAGTGGCATCTAATCTGCCGCatttgtttactaattgttcCAACTAACCGGAAGAATGCCAACTTGAAAAGGCATGTAGCGCCACCTAGTGTCGCGGAGTTGAAAGGACTTAATAATTCTCTTCCTGCGCATGTATACTCGGATTTCTCAGAAACTCCAGTTAaaccttagctagattgttgccaatagctcaatttagatgtgcatgtgaCTACCTAAAAGGAAAGGGCATCTATGATGTTAAAGAAATCTAACCAGACTCATGTGATCCTGGCTTGGTGTGAGTATTTTGTTTGTACGAGGCTGCATACTTCAACATAAGCCAATACTTACTTCCTATGAAAGGCATGCTTGCATGGACAAATCCCCAGCTCATCtttctgtttgaactcctccaaGCACACTGCACATATCTGAAAGTGAGACAAAGTCAAGTTGAAGAGATCATTTTTGTAAACATTTATGCAGAAAACTTTAAATATTTTGGTTATTCTGTGGTGTTGTTTCTTTCAGACCTAATCTGAAATTTGTACTAGTGGACTGGATACAAATCACTCAGGTCAAAACTCAGGTTTCCCTGGGAGGGGAAAAGAAATTAggaaaaataaattcacaatCTGTGTCCAGGTTCTTCCCAATTGAACAGAAAAAACTTACATCAGTGTTCACAAAGATTCACAAAATTCTGTTTTGAGGTGAAACATCTTTGACGCCCAGCACAGCATCCTAACACGGGTCACTGAAAAAGACCCAACTTTTGTTTGTATGTCATTGTTTAAAATGCACACACACTTTCGAATACTGTGAGGGTAACAAAACACTAGCATGctgatgtgtgtttgtttttgttttgttttttaactttcCCATTACCAGGAACAGCAATGTTTATGCTCAGAGCGCTGAGGGTCATGCACTTGTACATTTTAAGTGGCTTGCAGTCATTTCCTTCAAGGAAATTGGACTACACTGTGACAAACAGAAGGGATGGCTTTCTGCAGTATCCTAAAGCAGTGGAATATTAAACTTTTTGACAAAACCCTTTTCTAAGTGTATTATATTGAACTGGACTTCGGAAGTCAACAGATTTAACAGGTTTACATTAGGAATCATCCAGGGATATTCCCACACTTCTGGCTTGAATCcaatgcagaacaaagaaaagttgcagttgttccactgaccactgggggccgGCTCTATAAGCGAGCTGATCTCTACTGACAGTCTTCAGGAAAACCTTGTGGGTGACATCAAAGCGGGTTTTGTTCAGTTCCTCTACAGTCTATGAGAAAACCCCTAGGAGACTTGAACTGAAACAATGCCAACCTCCTCCATGGCCCTTTCAGGCTTTGTGACTCCACTGCCTCCACCTGGCAGAATCCACTGACCACTGCGTGTTACAGAATTATAGGGTAGTATGGTGTCAGAAAACTCTTCACTTCAACACTAAGCCACCACTTTCCCTGCATGCCAAGcaccaatgaaataaaataccaGGATGGCAAAACTGTTTGTTGTGTTTGCATAGATGGTAAACAACGTCATCTCCTACCTATAGTATAAGCAATCAGCACCACCTCACAGAATTTTGGGGCTGTCCCAAAAACCCCACTGCACGGCCACTCCCAAAATGGAGAGACGTGTCAATGGCCAAGGCCTCGTAAAACTACACCCGGATCCTTATTAATGACAATTCCCGTAAACCTGCAAAGAAGGACTGAGAAGGGGCTGCAGCTGGTCTGCAGAATGATCAAGTTGGAGCACATTGGAGCTTCCGATTTCTtcactaatggcccttttccactagtacctactcagcgcgcttctacccgccacgcccccgtcttgcgcttttccactacgggccgaggcggggggagccgtgccaagcagatactttttctgtaaccattctgctgaggttctaagcgtgctgagccggcactatatctgacgtcatcacattacaggccactgattggtcgggggggcggggccgtcagacgtttgaatcaggaagcgggagtcagcgcgagagcgactcgcagcgattttattatacagcgcaaacgtctgtttggtgatccaactctgaggtgcagatgttcataaacctggtggctgacgagagaattaaaaaagggatgtagacgggtgataaggaaccaTCAGATCCACAGGcactgttttactctcagccgctcgcggctccagctgattttctcatcagcgctgacacaaacaaagggaTTGCGCaacgagtacgtcacagcagcttcaccccaacccgcccacttctcacctggctgtggaaaaacaaacgaggacaaaacaGGTGGAGCCGGgatgaggcgtgacgagccgtcccgaggcgagtcgggctgagtaggtactagtggaaaagcgccataagtgtaCAATTCATGGAAGACTGAAGTTTTGGTCAGCTGCTGAAACCACATGAAGAATAAGGTGGCCGAAAAAGGAGGAGCACTGGCTCAACCCTCACAGGAGTTTCACAGGATACATTTGCGCTAGACATCTGTCTCACTAAGGAAAGTCAAATAatttcagcagcagctgccCCCCAGCCAGTCATGAATCAGCAGGCAAATCAAGACACTATAGTACTCGAGCTTAGCCTCAACAAGTGTCTGGCACTGACATTGACAACACTAGAGACAGTGCAATATATCACCCTGTCACTTGTCCCCAGGGTCCGTCGCCTCACTTTCTAAAAAGACAGGCTCCGTATTCAACGTTTGCCAGGGCTCGCATTTTTCCTTTACCCTCTGCTTCACTGACAATCCACGAGTCCCCAGGCCTCGCTGTGTTTTGGCTGCAGAGTTTGTACCCAAAGACCACGTGCTCTACCAAGCTACACAGGAATATAGAGCCAGCTCCATTTATGCAGTTGGTGCCTTGCAGAAAACATATTCCATTCAAACTTTCCAGTTCTGTAGTATACGTCCTTCCCTACTACCTTTCTATGGTATTCAGTAATAAAGATTATCTAAATAAAGCATTTATATGTAAAAATTAGATCTGAAAGTGCTAATAACGATTAGCACTTGTATGGTCTTGTTGACAagtcaaagtgcttcacaatgCAATTCGACATTCATGTCATGCCTTTTGTCCTATACTTTGAGTGTAAATCCTTaccatgcacgcacgcacacgcacacgcacacagataAAGACATTGTTTTGCCCAAAGACACAGCCATCTGGAACCAGAAGGCTCAAGTTTAATCCACCAACTGATTAATGAGGAAGCAACGGATGACCTTACACTAAAGTagaattatataaaaataaaagacatgaaAAACTGTTTGTTAAAACATTTAACAGATGGTATCCCAATAGGACATTAACAGATGATCTTGCTACTGACCCCAGAAGGGGCTCGTGCGAAGGCAGGGTGAAATCCAGATCTGGCCAATGAGGTGAAATGACTGACTGCCCTGCATCTACTTTTCTAAGATTTAGCAATAACCAATACAGCAGTTTACAGAAATATGACATTGCAAGGACACAAGCAAAGAAATAGTCAACCCACTCAGCTTTCCCATCACAAAACATCAGGGGAGAGCTCTTTCATGGccgaatgttttattttgacacTTTTAACCCTGCTTCTTTTGTCAcccagattttctttttctacagTTGTGGGTGGATGGACAATTGtaagtgaaaaataaaacagtctGGGGTCTCTCTTAGCTTTCTCTCTGAAAAAAtgtgggattaaaaaaaaactgtccatcttttacagtttttttttttcctttttgctgGTGAATCCCTCAGTGTTTTTGTTTCCCATCCTTCCTCTATGCCTTGTCTGTTGTGTTAATGCGCTGAGATGAGACCTGAAAGCCCtggcaaacaaaaaacaaaagaaattccCTACTGTGCACTATTCTCgtaagtcacacttaaaattcCACACAAAAGCCACTTCAACAGATTTAAACATAGAGAAAGGCAAACATTACTGGAAAAGCCTTCGTGTCAGACATGAAGCACGCACCAACAATAGTTCCTTATAAAAAAAAGTCCCACAgcatttaagtttaaaaaaagcaaagaaaaaaaagctggaCTCAAAACAGCCAAGTAGGCAAGTAAGATCAAACTAATTACCAGCTGGTTTACGTTCCATCTTCCAAACACTGTAAAATGATCTGCACTGAGAAccagtggaaaaaaaacactttggaaACTAAGGTCTTGTGATCCATAAAGCATCTCTGTTCATCAAAACTATGCATCTGGATTAAAAAACCACAATAGCTGATTTCTTTTATGACTtagacaacttttttttttcctttgactTTTGTGGGACTAGCGGCCTTTATTGGGAAAGTATGTACACAGGAAAGGGCAGAGATGGGGAGGGAAGACACGCCGTAAGGAGCGACAGGCAgggactcgaacctgcgctgcctgcacAAGGACTCTGTAAATGGCacccgctcaacccactgagctatccagggccccTTGGACCACTTTTAAACTACAAAACTGATATGCCAGTTGCAGAGGATTCAAACTGGGGATCCAAATCCAAACCAGTGAGCAGTTGGTGGACAGTCGTAGGTGCAAATAACTGAAAAACGCATCAAAGATGCTAAGAAACACGTGGCTGGGCCATTACAGATACCTAGCGtgccaaatataatataattgaaCTCTCCATTAGAGCTACAGCTCATAAGGAAGCAAGCAATGTAGCAACATCACTGTGAGGAAAGGAAACCCGCGAAGCAAAGATGAGATGAGCTGTACAGCATTCAACAAAACACAATACACTATACCACAATATGAGTGGGCTCGCtactttttcatttaaaaagattttttcCACAATCCTCTAACTTTCTTTGTAACACAGATCCCTGCTGCTCCAAAGGGACTCTGCTACTCATGCTACTCCGTGTTTATTGCCTTTTCTTGTTTTGAACAAATCTTTGTAGAACAGCTTACACTTCTCATTTTCTTCTCTCCAACCGTTTCTagttgttttggtgaaaaaacaaGGTCTGAAGGACAGGTTGGTGGACCGCTGCCAGATAGTGTGTGGCCTCCTGTCACTGATCAGTCATGTAGTCTGAACACCACAACTTCAAGACGCCTGCCTACAGGACAGCAGGTGGATAATGAAGTCTGAATGGCTCACAAATCTGCCCATACCAAAAGTCATGAAGTGTGAAAGTTCCCTTGGATGCAACTTTACAACGATGTCTTGTCTAGTAAGCATGGAGCTACACTATGCAATGCCAAGCTTTAGTATTGGAGTAATTCAGTGATACGTTTGAACGGGAAACTGATTCTGGAGAAGAATAAGATTGActtgttattttaacaatacGTTTCTGTGTGATACATTCCCAAAAACGAATGATACGTTTTGCAATGATACTGTTTTTGTTCAACAGCTGTAAGAGGCAAGTTAATGTGGGGGTTCCTTAGTTTTGTCACAAAATTAAACTATATGGCTGTGTTTCTTGATTCCTGTACTTAGATGTAGTAAATGGCTTAAATTAACTTGGTAAACTGTAACACATGAAAAGTGcaaaatgtatgtgtgtgtgaaaacctgAAAATTCAACACTTAAGTCATGTTGACAATTAGTGTTGTATGATCATTTCTATCATCTATAGATTTCTAATTGCTCATTTGTATATGTTGTTGttataagtatgatattaaattttatgttaactctaggtggaggcacctgataacctctttgagttttcgcctcttcctgcactttaatttgtaaagttgttccttttatttgtgtaatttttaactgtgaaaataaataaatctaaataaaaaaaattaaaaaaatctaaatgatcaggggaaaaaaagctatTGTTggaatgtgtatatatattatatatatatatatatatatatatatatatatatatatatatatatatatatgcagaaaGGGGCATAAAGCAGCATGATGTTATAGTTGTTTACAAACATTTACCTTTTTTCACCATCAAATTTTTATATGCAACATATCAGTTAACCTGAGACAGATTCAAACTCGCCCTAAAAGTAGGAGTATTTTAGGAGACCTGGTCGGCTTACCCATCAAAAAATAACTTGAGTATGCCTAAACCTGTAAACTGAAACCTCACAGCATTTATTTACAATACTTTAAAAATAGAAAGTCGAGAGGCGACGAAGACCATCCTCATAGGTCCAGGCTGATCCTTTGAATTCATTCAAAAGTGGGTCATCCACCCAGGCTTTCTGCCCATTACTGCCCTTAAACACACAAATCTTGGTTATTTTGTCACAGCCTTCACTCACATGTGATGTTTTTTCTCGGTTTCCATAAACATTAACAATGAAAGGCTGATGCCCAGTGGGACACTGTGAAACTCCAGAACTGACAACAAGAAACTGTGGTCTGCCCGTGCCAAAACACATATGAAGATGCTATTCGTAACATTTCATTTGCACTACAGTGTTACAGGGAGGATGTTCTTGGCTGTGGACTGCCATTACCCTATTGTAAAATCACTTCTGGTGCTTGACACATTGCTAGTAATTTTCCAAGCTGAACCCACATGCAGCGTTACGTAATGATGACAGTGAGGAGACTCATGAATTAACCACAAGACAAGCATGACAATGAGTCATGTGTGCAGTAAATGTGAGTTGGTAAACAGCATgtccttttaaaaaatgttttttattgttaccAAAATagagagaaactgcaaaaaagaaagataaaagtATAAATGGACCACTGTTGTAactaccacacacacacccacacacacacacacccacacccacacccacacacacacacacacacacacacacacacacacacacacacacacacacacacacacacacacacacacacacacacacacacacacacacacacacacacacacacacacacacacacacacacacacacacacacacacacacacacacacacacacagggatgtTCAGACAGGGTACATAGTTGCTTCAGATCCAGATTACCTAACTGGAGTTTGCACTTTAAACCTCTAAACTGTAATGTGATTTATTCCAAACCATTTCAAGGCCAATTATGTCACGGATTTCAAGAGTTTTCATGTAAATGCAAACCTGGGTAATGACTGAACTACTGTTAGATGTGAGAAATATGTGACTGGTCAATTTCAAACCTTCGGGTGACAAGACAGGAACAGGagatttttctttattgaaGTTACCAAAAGGATGAGTGCTTACCTCATGCAAGTTTAGCTCTTTGACCTTTTCCTTCTGAATGACCTGAAAGGCATAAGAGgaaatgagtaaaaaacaaatcactACGAAAATAGATCATGTGGAAATACGGCAAAAGAGTCAGTTCGGATGAATAATAAAGCTGTTGGTTTCTTGTAAGTTCAGTCATACAAATACTTCTATGTGTGCACAAACTGTATGAGCTTGACAATCTTATGTAACCTACAGCTGAATGCAGTGATATTTTTAGTTTGCAGGTGGTGATTTGAATGGGGAAACAAATTAACAAGGTCAACACTGATCCTAAAATCAACTCTGCCATCTGATTAACTCTGGTGTCTTTTTGTCACGGTGGTTTTGCAGAGCTGAGAAAGACGAGCATCTCTATTTATCAAGCTTTGTGAGCATCACTCTGCTTTAACAATGAGCCCCAACAGACTGCGAACATGGATTTCCCAGCTGACGAAAACTGGTAAATAGTTTTGAAGTGAGCTAAATCCGCTGTGCAACTGTAGCTGCCAACTCCACTGTCAAGTGAATTAATGGAACAGCTAAAGCGATGGATTATTTAGCCCCATATAACCACATACACTCTTTAATTTGTCTTTACTTATAAGTTGTTTCTTATGTAAAATTCCTGAATGCATGTGTTTTTCTTACTTGTTTGTATGCATATAGCTCTTTGTGCGCCTGGTGCCGTAACCTGGAGAAACGCAAAAACAGAGCATCTATTTGATTAGTGAGTGATTTTCTTCAACTGACTAAATCACAttcatacatattcatacatccTGGAAAAGTAGAAGAAAATTCCAAACAGTGATGTCAGCaggtatgataaaaaaaaaaaaaaaggatcattTTCCATCCACATTTCATGTCTAAACTTAAGAGACATTAATTCATGTGATGAAAAATATCTGGTTTACGTACATTTAAAGAATCTACAGACAGAATAAATACTTTTATGTGACCAATTTATGTGTTTATGTGAATTAAATATTTACATTGCCTAGTCATGCAAACATAAGCCAAATTACTTTTTAACAGACATCCTCAAAAGACTCAAAACACTGAACTGTGAGTAAAACATCAactcaaaaagtatacaaaaacacatttgataCAACATTTAGAACTGCTGGGTGATGAAGCGCACTTTGAAAGTTTGCTTAGCTTCAAGTTGAAAAAAAACTACCAACAGTAATAACGTAAACATCGTAGTGAACAGAGAAAGAACATGAGCACTTAATAAGAAGAGAATCTGTGAACTGAGAATATATagaaacagggagggggggagcaagAGAGACAGGAAATTCATAGGTTTGTAAGATTTACCTCCATTACTAGTAACCTTAACCTCTCGCAGCTGAGTGAGAGGGATCtgtaaaacaagcagcacagtctaggagaaaaactgacattttGAAAGAGGTCAGCAGGTAAAGGTGCAGGGACTCCCAAGGTCAAGGACAAGGTCAAGGGTCAGTGGGTCATGGGCGATTGATTGATTGTTCTGAGGCCCTTTAGTGAAAATAAACTTCTGGCTAAATGCAAATAACTAAAGGTTCTATTTACTGTACTATTACATCATCACTGCAGTTGATAGCAACTACAAATTAACTATATTGTCAGTAAAGGAAAAGGTTTGTCATAACTGAATTCAACATTTTGCTTTTGGATTTCAGATACATTTCTTCATTTTTACACATTCATTAACCTGTTTGTGTATTTGTGATTTAACTACTTCAAGGAAATtcacaaaaatacaaaatactcaaGAAATATGTCCAATCTCTGTGCAAACAACGCTGTACATTTTGCACATGTGCGTATAGACTAGAGACTCACTGAGAGAGAGGTGGTCGAGTATTTCTGCGAGAGTCTGCCTTGTGTCAAAATATGTGTGCCAGTCTGTCTCTGCGGGAATGTCACACCCCAACTCTAACTTAGGTCACTTCATTCCTCTGTCAGTGAAAGTAAGATCGATGAGCCTTTACAGGCTCAGAAACTATATAGGATATCACTTTTAAGGTGGCCTTTAAGACCAAGCCAGTGGTCATAACATTTTATGGTAGAATTtagtctgcaaaaacagcagCGATCATTCATAAAACCCAGCATATgtattatttgcaatattataAATCATTTAGGGTCAGTCCTTTGGGAGACTGCATCTTTAGATGCTTTTTAAGGAGCAaaactgctcttttttctttttagtcacTAAACTCACAATCTGGACTTTCAGTATTGAATCATGGTACTGCATCAAAGTCATAAGATATTCTAGAAAGTATTCTTCATAGGTACATGAGGAATTAAGggagtaattattttacttACCATTTGCCCTGCAAGATAGGATATGACAGGATGGCGAGGGGAGATTTTTAGGGGAAACTGCTGCTTCTCACTGTCTTAGATAAAACAATGCAGGGCATTATTTGTGTTCAGTTAGCTGCTGCCAGGAGGAAAACCCCTGAAGTATCAGCAGCCAGGATAATCTGGTTACCTTTGAGGTTGTAAAGAGGGCCAAGGGACTGACTGGCAACTAACTCTACTTGTTCCTTcatagtttaaaaacaaaaactggagTAGATTGAAGAttttctgcaacaaaaaatactTTCAAGACTTactgtaaaaattaaaaatggagGTCTGATAAATAAAGAGGTATTTTTAATGAAAGAAAACAGTGAAATAATAAGGAcctaaaaaattaaataaaaacataattagtTTCTTTGACGCCAAGTGCcatgataataattataatgttGCAGCTTCAGCATATTTTCACATTTCTCTTATCTATTTAGATAATCAAGTTACCAATTGTGGGATCAGTGTTACCTTCTCCAAACTGTGCTGTTGAAACAATCTGTCCATTTGTGAAATAGCTTTTGGAAAAgtacaaaatgtgcatctctaaAGAGGGAGAAGAAAGATTCATTCTCATTCAGCCACTGTGACAAGTGCCATACAGATCATTTGTGATACATTTTATCTCTGAGTGCTATTTGATGCACCCTTTTAGCACATATATATGTAACAAAGTCAAGACAGATACGTTTGGTCCTGACTGGTACTAAAAAGACATAATTCTCACCTTAGCAAATAAGGTATCACATTAATATCATACATGTACGTGTCTGTTAATGTATCCTATTAATGCACAAATGTGAATAAAGCTACAGGGAATGGTACAGGATCCCTTGTGAACAACTACATCATGAACCAAAGAGACCTGAAAGAGACAGATGCATGATGGGGGTCTGTGAGAACAATCAGTTCATAATTTCTCACGAAAGTGGTGTTGATGGGTTGCTTGTGAACAGATGTCTCCTACCCAGTGTTAAAGCTTGATGGTATTCTAGCCTAGCCTctttacaaaacattttctgaTCATTTTTATAAGCAAAGGTAAATTTATCCATGAGGGATGAATGTACACAAGCTGGATGACGGCTGTTAGAAGTTGCTTTAAGATTAAATGGCGTGCATAAATTTGGGGAACCAGAAAAATCAGGAATTACCTACATACTAGAGActgttattactttttttgttttgcttttttttctccaatgcGTCTTGCTGGCTTTTTAACTGCTCAGGTTCAATACTAAAATTGTGTTACTTTAACATGATTATGCATTTTAGTTTTACTTTATAGACTGTTAAGTTGAGATGGATGTTGTACTTCTGCTAAATCAACGGTTAGTTTCACCCAGTAAAGCATTCtgccacaaaaacaacaaacaaacgtTGTTTTGGATGACAGGTAGCTCAGCTGGATGGACAGGAGCCCCCAAGTACAGAGGTTTAAGACCCTTGCATGCCGGCTTGTGACCCTTCCCAGCTCGTCTACTCCCTCCTCTCTTTATTTACCATGTCttcacttaaaaacaaaaggccACTAAAGcccacaaaataaaaataaaaaatctctgtatgACACTTTTTCCCAAAAGTAAACACAATACACAATTCAAATACTAATCCTTTTCTAAACCCACATAAAAGGAGCATAGCTCTTACCTTATTAGGTAGCAGCAGAAGAGGAGGCTGAGGATGAAGACAAAGATGGCGGTCCCAAACACCACAATGTAGATATTGAGGGGAAGGTTCTGGAACCCTATATTCGGCATTGTGAAACTGCAG
Proteins encoded in this window:
- the rnf24 gene encoding RING finger protein 24 isoform X1, producing the protein MLDLLVPYEAPRTLRFIWIWFAVVPKNKNQARISMNSELQNCSFTMPNIGFQNLPLNIYIVVFGTAIFVFILSLLFCCYLIRLRHQAHKELYAYKQVIQKEKVKELNLHEICAVCLEEFKQKDELGICPCKHAFHRKCLIKWLEVRKVCPLCNTPVLQLAQKAGSPEPPEPAQQPLPGIENPV
- the rnf24 gene encoding RING finger protein 24 isoform X2; the encoded protein is MNSELQNCSFTMPNIGFQNLPLNIYIVVFGTAIFVFILSLLFCCYLIRLRHQAHKELYAYKQVIQKEKVKELNLHEICAVCLEEFKQKDELGICPCKHAFHRKCLIKWLEVRKVCPLCNTPVLQLAQKAGSPEPPEPAQQPLPGIENPV